CATTACCTCACTCACGCTCTCCGCGACACTCTCTCGTAGGTTTATCacaatttgctttgcgcttttcattcataaacaaaaagcgctgcacagcattgttattgttctttCTTCGTGATCTCTTCTACTTCTACTtggctcttgctctctctctctctctctctctctctctccaccTGTGCTCACCTGTTCGGCACAGCCGGCGCAATGGCAACGCGCGTTGCCAAcctcaattaaaatttggcTGCAGGCAATTCTTTTATTTCTGACGACATCATAAACCgaataatattttacaagTTAAAGTATAAAAGTtactaattaaaaaagaaaacaaaataattttgtttacttagtTTGAACTGCAATTTAACTAGCTGTTTATTTGAACTTAACATACATTACCAGTTtccattaattaattaattagttaaagttTATTTCAAAACTTACTAGGCAACATTAACATGTTGGTTacagcaacatttaataatttaatagacAATAATAAGCGTCAATAACTttcttaacttttaatttgttatattttacaCCTTGTAGTTTGAATGAAATTTGTCATGTCCAAATCAATTTCCCGGGCACGAACAAAATTTCATtcataatacattttttttttacatttttattgccttactcataattttttttgatacTTTATGAGCCGATAAGAAAATTTCTCTTTGCGATTATTTACTGTACGCATGAGCGCATGAACTCACAATGAACTTCCGgtcaaaaattgtataatacgtatacgttGCACTTGCTGCGCTTTGCTTAGACTTGGGCCTCAAGGTCGTTGGCAATGGAAACAGCTGTTGGCGCACAGATTTCTGCGTCGTCACGAACTCGCGACTCAATCGATTCGAAACGACTCTATTCACAGTTAGGCGCTAATGGACATGCAGCCTTTGCCTCCAAGTTGTAATCGGCCTCAGCTTTAAGTATATTTAACtgattgtttatatttgcctTGCAAATAGCAGAAACACACCTATAGGCAAATCTTGATGAGCTGGATTGGAGTGCAACGCACCCTGGGGTTAAAGAGCTGGCAACCAAATACATATcgatgtgtataaaaaaacaaacaatgttTTATTACGCATTTAAAAGATCATGTTGGATATAAATTAGCTTTAGTCTCTCTAGTTTAGAATGTATTTGGTGCGGCAGCTTAGGCTTAGGCGTACTTGGCCACCAGTCCCTCAACGAAGCTGATGTATTCCTTCTGGGCAGCCTCGGTGGCCTTGCCCTTCTGCTTGTTCCAGGCCTCCCACTTGGCCTTGCCCTTCAGATCGAGCATGCCGGGCTTGCTGGTCTCGTTGTCGCCAACTGTGGCCTGCTTGAAGAGAGCGTACAGCTCCAGGAACTCATCATCGCTGGGGCGCTTGGTCAGAGACTTCACCTTCTCGGCGGCGGCATTGAATTGCTGCAATAGATTAAAGATTAGCGATTAGCTAACAACATATCGATTTACCCATTGGCTTATCAGCAAGCCAAGGCTATCAACTGTTATCAACAGGTAGCTACGAGCACTTACCTCAGTTAGGGACATGTTGATTATTTTGGGGCTGGTAACTGCAATATAAGATTTATAGACTTCAGTTTATGGTGCAATATAAAGATTTTAAGAGATTTAAAGTTGTGTGAGCACGTGTTGAAACCTGTTTAGTTAAATACACCTAGAGAGTAGCTCAAAGGTTGAGTTAATTGGCGAATGGGGGCTTGACAAGCGCCAAATTGTCTGGCCAGTTGAACTTTGGCACACAACAGGCGATCTGCTTGCGATTCGAGGTCGGCTCTCTGAGAGCAACTTTCACCAGCAGCCgcgcacaataaaaatagaaatttattaatgaaaatcATACAACGCCACATTCAGTAAAAGATACAAATGTGTGTAGCTCGGATGGCGTGTTGTGGCGTGTTTTTTAGTCCGCCACAAATGGATTTGGGCGTGGGCCGCGTACGTGTCCATCATGCTCAAGATACCCTTTATGGGCTCGCTGACAAACACTTTAGTTCATCATTATCTATATGTGCACCTTTGatttagtttctttttgtgtttgtcACTCGTAATCGCACTCGTGTTCAATACACTCCCATTTACACACTTAATATGATAATGCGGCAAACGCTCTACTCCCCCTGCAAATTGTTCTGGGTACGGCCACTTACGCTGATTGCTGTCGAATGTCTGTGCACAGTCTGAATTCGAGTCGCGTTCGGTCTTCCAATTTAAGTCTTTTTCGCAACCGGCAATCGAGCGCGCGAAAGCTTCGCGTCCATAAGCGGAAAGTGCGTGCGTCGTTTAGCGAAAGCTTTCAAAAGTTCTCACTCGCATTGCTCAGTGAGCtcagcgctttgcttttggagCTCACTTGCGCCTTGGGTACGAAGTGCATGTGTCTGCAGCTAAATATATGAAGTGATCAGATTAAACGTAAGTAGTTAAGTCACAACTTCCTTTTGATTTCAGCTAATCCAAAGGCAGCACGTATCAGTTCAGATCTAAATGATTACGTGGCGCTAACGCATTGATACATAACTGACACGTAGCGCATTTAAAATGATCTAAGAGTTTCAtcatacatttgtttgttacttTATAATCCCAAGTATTTATGATTCATAACTTGTATTTATCGTTTCATATTCTAAATTCAACTGAGCGGCCTACAGAAATCATAGTCTTCAAATAACCAAATATAAATGATAAGAACTGAACTCAAAATTGATAGCAAACGCttacatataattaatttgcggTTTGATTGTACGTATGAGTAATTTTTTAATCATCAGCGCATTGAAGTAACTGACTTGTTTCAGagacaatttaataatttttcttgCCGTAACTTTTCTGAAATCTATTTGAGTTTGATTGCCAATCCTAGCGCCACTATGTGATATCTATATATTATGTGATAACAATCAGCTGCAATGAGGTACTAGCAAATTGGTTCCAAAAAAACATTCCCCTCCGACGGCTGAAGAGATTTCACCCCAGCGATCTCCCTACTCGCAAGATCTCCTAGTTAccctttgttgtaattgttatacATAGTTTAGTCCCCACTCAGGTTATGTTCATAGAGACGAAGCGATTCCcagtgaataaataaaataataataaagattattcagaaaaaaaaaaaaggttccaaaaataaaagtgatcAGGctttgtagcatactttctGTAGTTCATTTTGATGGGCTTAACCGTAGCATACCGTCTAGGCGCATTTTTAACTtaagcattcaaattaaacattcTGTTGGGCTAAAGTggaatttgaataaataaaatgtttaaaatttttaataggAGCGATAGTGAATTTCAGAGCTTGCCCACAAATTtgattacatatttattatttcctCGGTCACTGGTGTTGTTAAACTGGTctatgcataatttgtttataattacaCGACACTTTTACCATTTGCAATTAAGCACCTTAACTTTTGATCAGCAATTGTTTATGCGACATTAATTAAGTGTTTTTTGATTTACAGCTCAGTTACTAGCGATAGCAACTACATATGTTTTGTCATGAGTGTTTAGTAGAACTACGATTAATCTTTGAATGACTTTGAATGTTTTAAATACGCCAGCTGAATTTTTccatttaaatgcttatggGTTTATTAAcgtgaatataaaaatacaataaatacatatttaacaacgacatttgcaaattaaaatagtcATACTAAAAGGCTTATGAAgaattgatttaaatgcacaatttACTCGTACTTGGCGGCGTACTTCTTGTACACCTCCATGTAGTGCTGCTTGGCATCCTCGAGGGTAAGACCAGCCTTGCTCTTCCAGGCCAGGTAGCGTTCCTTCTTCTCGGGATCCTCAGGCTCATCAATGTTGCAGTCGCCAACGGTGGCCTGCTTGTAATAGCCGTAGAACTCCAAGAAGTCCTCCTTCTTGACAGTCTTGCTGAAGCTCTTTGCCTTCTCAACGATTTCCTCAAACTGCGCAGAAATAAAGAAGTTTGATTAATTTTGCACTTTATGGTTATTTGTATGCGCCACTTACAGTCAGCATGTTGCTATGATTTGTGATTTGCTTGGGTTGGCTAACGAAAACAATATGATATGGGACAGTCTGCAGCAGAGTTATATATAATTCGGAAAATGTTTGCACCTGCGGTTTTTTGGGTAATCTTATCAAATCAACTAACTCTATGTAGTTCCCTTTCCCATTGCCTTGCCTGATAAACCTGTCCAGCCCAAACATGTAGCACTCCAAACACATACATCATCCTATATGAGTGCTGACGATTGATAAAACTAAGTGTAGGCAGGGGAAGGCGGTAAATGACTAATAAGAAGACTCATAAAATTCTATCAAAATGAGGCTAATCTGATTTTGGaaagtttgcaattgcatttttaaattgctcaTAGTGAGTtctataaaaagcttaaatgaTAAGATATATGAGTGTATTTTATAACTGCTAAACTtccaataaatttaaaataagtctAAACTAGATTAGACTTTAGATTACAACTCAATTTACAtatgaaaactattttttgtaGTATTGTTTTTAcgctttctatatatatatctatcttTATCATTATTTTATCCAAAGTAATAATAGAATTAGCTCAATACTTAACCCCTGACAACGCCTAAAGATAAGTAGCGTGACTTCACTAATGAACTTTGATTACAGTCCAGCATGAATCACAGCCACCAATCATGCTTAGGTATATTTGCCTATGGAAACAGTAGCTGCGCTTATCTGTTATTATACCACgtatattaattaagaatTGAAAACGCTTCAAAGGCGCCTGATATCTACTTCTAATCGCC
The DNA window shown above is from Drosophila busckii strain San Diego stock center, stock number 13000-0081.31 chromosome 3L, ASM1175060v1, whole genome shotgun sequence and carries:
- the LOC108599563 gene encoding acyl-CoA-binding protein homolog, with the protein product MSLTEQFNAAAEKVKSLTKRPSDDEFLELYALFKQATVGDNETSKPGMLDLKGKAKWEAWNKQKGKATEAAQKEYISFVEGLVAKYA
- the LOC108599565 gene encoding acyl-CoA-binding protein, with protein sequence MLTFEEIVEKAKSFSKTVKKEDFLEFYGYYKQATVGDCNIDEPEDPEKKERYLAWKSKAGLTLEDAKQHYMEVYKKYAAKYE